The proteins below come from a single Mesobacillus jeotgali genomic window:
- the ppc gene encoding phosphoenolpyruvate carboxylase encodes MTSGIEVNDSSMPLRRDVKMLGNILGDILVYHGGVELFEKVEKIRAMCKTLRNEHDRDTYPALKEEIAGLSVPMRKNIIRAFSVYFHLINAAEQNHRIRRRRDYLLKSEISAQPDSIEAAILSLKDNYITSDIIQNVLNTISLELIITAHPTEATKRSILEIQKRIADILKSLDNPILSRKERERIEESLFNEVSVLWQTDELRDRKPTVIDEVRNGLYYFDQTLFDVLPEIHQEVETSLKDHYPEHEWKVPHFLRFGSWIGGDRDGNPNVTPDITWETLQRQRRLVLKKYKAVLVDLMKRFSHSTTRAAVSEELMASVIKDEDKYLTDDQKWNIEGEVYRRKFAVIIQRLKEAGKSDIGYKSSEEMLEDLLIIKRSIYQHHPVHHELKTLQKLIRQVQLFGFHLATLDIRNHSGEHEAAISEILKKVGITQDYPSLSEDEKQELLVKILEDPRSLLLLHEDYSEETQEMLQVFEMIKRAHNEFGKRSISVYLVSMTQSASDLLEVLVLAKEAGIYRLHADGTFETDLNVAPLLETIDDLTAGPTIMETLFKLPIYRNHLKEMGDQQEIMLGYSDGSKDGGTLTANWKLYKAQLEINEMAKKYQIGLKFFHGRGGSLGRGGGPLNRSLLSQPVETLGQGVKITEQGEVLSSRYLLKDIAYRSLEQATSTMMKAAANVLKESEQGHLRDQRWVEAIEQISAVSLRKYQSLVFEDPDFITYFNQATPLKELAELNIGSRPMSRKNSAKFENLRAIPWVFAWTQSRQLFPAWYAAGTGLQSFAQQSADHLKVLQEMYEEWPFFRSTVDNLQMALMKADITTAQEYTSLVEDKAIADRIFANILEEYERTKNVLLQITEDEELLDHTPNIKDSVHRRNPYVDPLNFIQVELIKELRKDEDPDDELLTQVLLTISGVAAGLRNTG; translated from the coding sequence ATGACATCAGGAATCGAAGTGAATGACAGCAGTATGCCATTGCGCCGGGATGTGAAGATGCTTGGAAACATCCTTGGAGATATTCTTGTCTATCATGGCGGAGTGGAGTTATTTGAAAAAGTAGAAAAAATCCGAGCAATGTGCAAAACGCTCAGAAATGAACATGACCGCGATACATATCCCGCTTTAAAAGAGGAGATCGCAGGTTTGTCTGTTCCAATGAGAAAAAATATCATCAGAGCTTTTTCAGTATATTTTCATTTAATCAACGCAGCAGAACAAAATCATCGGATCCGCAGGCGCCGCGACTATCTGCTCAAGTCTGAAATCAGCGCACAGCCAGACTCTATTGAAGCAGCCATCCTTTCATTAAAAGACAATTATATAACCTCTGATATCATCCAAAATGTACTTAATACCATTTCTTTAGAATTGATTATTACCGCCCATCCTACGGAAGCGACGAAGCGTTCAATCCTCGAGATCCAAAAAAGGATTGCAGATATCCTTAAAAGTTTGGACAATCCAATCTTATCCAGGAAAGAACGTGAAAGGATTGAGGAAAGCCTATTTAATGAAGTTTCTGTCCTGTGGCAGACTGATGAATTAAGAGACCGTAAGCCAACTGTCATTGATGAAGTCAGGAACGGACTTTATTATTTTGACCAGACCCTATTCGATGTCCTGCCTGAAATCCATCAAGAGGTAGAAACCAGCCTTAAGGATCATTATCCAGAACATGAGTGGAAAGTACCCCACTTCCTTCGTTTTGGATCATGGATTGGCGGCGATAGGGATGGAAATCCAAATGTTACTCCGGATATTACTTGGGAGACATTGCAAAGACAGAGACGTCTGGTGTTGAAAAAATATAAAGCTGTTTTGGTTGATTTAATGAAGCGCTTCAGCCATTCAACAACAAGGGCAGCGGTCAGTGAAGAGTTAATGGCATCGGTCATTAAAGATGAGGATAAATATTTAACAGATGATCAAAAGTGGAATATTGAAGGCGAGGTGTATCGCCGTAAATTTGCTGTGATCATTCAAAGGCTTAAGGAAGCTGGAAAATCAGATATCGGCTATAAATCATCAGAGGAAATGCTTGAAGACCTTCTAATTATAAAACGAAGCATCTATCAGCATCATCCAGTGCACCATGAACTTAAAACACTGCAAAAGTTGATACGCCAAGTACAGCTGTTCGGATTCCATCTAGCTACACTGGATATCCGCAACCACAGTGGTGAGCATGAAGCAGCCATCTCTGAAATACTGAAAAAGGTCGGAATCACTCAAGATTACCCATCACTATCTGAAGATGAAAAACAGGAATTACTTGTCAAGATTCTTGAAGACCCGCGTTCATTGCTCCTTCTCCATGAGGATTATTCAGAAGAGACGCAGGAAATGCTTCAAGTTTTTGAAATGATCAAACGTGCGCACAATGAATTCGGGAAGCGTTCGATCTCTGTTTATCTAGTAAGCATGACTCAGTCAGCGAGCGACTTGCTGGAAGTGCTGGTCCTTGCCAAGGAGGCTGGAATTTACAGGCTTCATGCAGATGGGACCTTCGAGACAGACCTTAACGTTGCTCCGTTGCTTGAAACAATCGACGATTTAACAGCTGGGCCTACTATTATGGAAACATTATTCAAGCTTCCAATTTACCGTAATCATCTGAAAGAAATGGGTGATCAGCAGGAAATCATGCTAGGATACTCAGATGGAAGCAAAGATGGGGGAACATTGACAGCTAACTGGAAGCTTTACAAAGCTCAGTTGGAGATCAATGAAATGGCGAAGAAATATCAAATTGGCCTGAAGTTCTTCCATGGCAGAGGGGGTTCATTAGGACGTGGAGGCGGTCCTTTGAACAGGAGCCTGCTCTCTCAGCCAGTCGAGACACTTGGACAGGGAGTGAAAATTACCGAGCAGGGTGAAGTTTTATCTTCTCGCTATCTGTTGAAGGATATTGCCTACAGAAGTCTCGAACAGGCAACATCGACAATGATGAAGGCAGCGGCGAATGTACTGAAGGAGTCTGAGCAAGGCCATTTGCGTGACCAAAGATGGGTAGAAGCCATAGAGCAGATTTCTGCGGTTTCCTTAAGGAAATACCAGTCTTTGGTGTTCGAGGATCCTGATTTTATCACCTATTTCAACCAGGCTACACCTTTGAAAGAACTTGCTGAATTGAATATCGGTTCTCGTCCGATGAGCCGTAAAAACAGTGCCAAATTCGAGAACCTTCGTGCGATCCCATGGGTATTCGCCTGGACACAAAGCAGACAGCTCTTCCCTGCATGGTATGCGGCGGGAACAGGCTTGCAGAGCTTCGCACAGCAAAGTGCTGATCATTTAAAGGTCTTACAGGAAATGTATGAAGAATGGCCATTCTTCCGAAGTACTGTTGATAATTTGCAAATGGCATTGATGAAAGCGGATATTACAACAGCACAGGAATACACTTCACTAGTAGAAGATAAGGCAATTGCTGACCGTATATTTGCCAACATTTTAGAGGAATATGAACGGACAAAGAATGTTCTTTTGCAAATTACGGAGGATGAAGAACTTCTTGACCATACGCCAAATATCAAAGACTCAGTCCATAGACGGAATCCATATGTCGATCCGCTTAACTTCATTCAAGTGGAATTGATAAAAGAGCTTCGCAAGGATGAAGATCCGGATGATGAATTATTGACTCAGGTTTTATTAACCATTAGCGGCGTTGCTGCTGGGCTTAGGAATACTGGTTGA